From a region of the Pseudomonas fulva 12-X genome:
- a CDS encoding Bax inhibitor-1/YccA family protein, whose product MREQDYAHSPTRVEQTAVSSVLRNTYGLLALTLAFSGIVAFMAQRANVPYPNIFVVLIGFYGLFFLTAKLRDSGWGILSTFALTGFMGYTLGPILNRYLGMANGAEVVSSAFMMTALVFCGLSAYVLTTRKDMSFLSGFITAGFFVLLGAVLASFFFQISGLQLAISAGFVLFSSACILFQTSAIIHGGERNYIMATISLYVSIYNLFVSLLQIFGIMGGDD is encoded by the coding sequence ATGCGCGAACAAGATTACGCACATAGCCCTACACGGGTTGAACAAACCGCAGTCAGCAGCGTTCTGCGCAACACATACGGTTTGCTGGCTCTCACCCTGGCATTCAGTGGCATCGTGGCGTTCATGGCGCAACGCGCCAACGTTCCTTACCCGAATATCTTCGTGGTACTGATCGGCTTCTACGGCCTGTTCTTCCTGACCGCCAAGCTGCGGGACTCCGGCTGGGGCATCCTGTCGACCTTCGCCCTCACCGGCTTTATGGGTTACACCCTGGGCCCGATCCTCAACCGCTACCTCGGCATGGCCAACGGCGCTGAAGTCGTCAGCTCGGCGTTCATGATGACCGCACTGGTGTTCTGCGGCCTGTCGGCTTACGTGCTGACCACCCGCAAGGACATGAGCTTCCTGAGCGGTTTCATCACCGCTGGCTTCTTCGTTCTGCTGGGCGCTGTACTGGCCAGCTTCTTCTTCCAGATCAGCGGCCTGCAACTGGCGATCAGCGCCGGCTTCGTGCTGTTCTCCTCGGCCTGCATCCTGTTCCAGACCAGCGCGATCATCCATGGTGGTGAGCGCAACTACATCATGGCGACCATCAGCCTGTATGTATCGATCTACAACCTGTTCGTCAGCCTGCTGCAGATCTTCGGCATCATGGGCGGCGACGACTGA
- a CDS encoding START domain-containing protein: MSLTRLLLASAALCVASAAHAEDWRLAKDEEGIKVYLSEVAGSPYKAYRGVTLIKSDVSKLRALQEDVVASCAWIHECQEQRLLKHEGDKSWTYTRFNTPWPVTPRDSIIEVTTQQGADGSVTRSLHGVPNYQPEEKGYVRVASVEGRWTMTPKPDGMVEVVYEAHTDPGGSVPSWLSNKFVVEAPFNTLKGMREKAQR, translated from the coding sequence ATGTCGTTGACCCGTTTGTTGCTAGCAAGTGCGGCGCTGTGTGTCGCGTCTGCCGCCCACGCCGAGGACTGGCGCCTGGCGAAGGATGAGGAGGGCATCAAGGTCTATCTCAGCGAAGTGGCCGGCTCTCCCTACAAGGCTTACCGTGGCGTCACCTTGATAAAAAGTGATGTGTCCAAGCTCAGGGCGTTGCAGGAAGACGTGGTGGCCTCCTGCGCGTGGATTCATGAATGCCAGGAGCAACGACTACTCAAGCATGAAGGTGACAAGAGTTGGACCTACACGCGCTTCAATACGCCATGGCCGGTGACGCCGAGGGATTCGATCATCGAGGTCACCACCCAGCAAGGCGCCGATGGCAGCGTGACGCGCAGCCTGCATGGCGTGCCGAATTATCAGCCTGAGGAAAAAGGCTACGTGCGCGTTGCCAGTGTGGAAGGTCGCTGGACCATGACACCCAAGCCCGATGGCATGGTCGAGGTGGTCTACGAGGCGCATACCGATCCAGGTGGCAGCGTGCCTTCGTGGCTATCCAACAAGTTCGTGGTCGAGGCGCCCTTCAATACGCTCAAGGGCATGCGCGAAAAGGCCCAGCGGTAA